The region ACCCGAGCCCGGGCGCTCGACCGGCGCGACGCCGCCCACAAGGCCTACCGGGTACTCATGGACCTGCTCCCGGCCATGATCCAGGGCGACACGAGCACCCTGGGCGACGTGCTCTGGGACCTGGCGCAGCTGGGATCCAAGCACGCCGAGTGCTGCCTCCACGGGGAGGGCGGCCGCGAGATCTACGAGACCATGGGGGCCCTCCGGGACGAAGGCGCCGAGATCGTGGGCATGAGCTCGGTGGGGCCGGCCGTCTTCGCCCTGAGCACCCGCCCCCGGGTCTGGGAGCGGTGGCAGGCGCGCCATGGGCCCGATGCACCAGGGTGCACCCTGGTCGTTCCCGTGGACAACGCCGGGGCCCGGGTGCGCCTCGACGGCACTCCGGTGCCCTATCAACTGGAGGCCTGGTGGCACGAGCCCCACGCAGAGGCCTCCTCGTGAGGGTTCGAGGGCCCTGCCCGGGTGGCGCCCCGTCCCCCGGAAGCTCGAGCCCGGAACCTCCAACCCCGAACAGGGAACCCCGAGGCCCATGACCCGCGAGACCCACATCCTGGTGGTCGACGACGAGCCGGGCATGACCGACCTCCTGCGCCGGGTCCTCTCCGGGCAGGGCCACACCGTGGCCTGCGCCCGGTCGACCGAAGAAGCCGCGGAGCACCTGGCCTCGGCGACCGTCGACCTGGTGATCACCGACCTGGTGATGGGGGGCAAGGGGGGTGAGCACCTGGTGCGCCGGATCAAGGAGGAGCGGCCCGACACCGAGGTGATCGTGGTGACCGCCCACGCCTCGGTGGACTCCGCCATCGAGGTCATGAAGCTCGGGGCCTTCGACTACCTGCGAAAGCCCCTGCTCACGGAGGAGCTGCTCCACACCGTCACCCGGGCCCTGGAGATCAAGGGTCTGCGCGACGAGGTGCGCACGCTTCGCCGGGAGCGGGCCCAGGCCCACCTGCACGGCAAGATCCTGGGCCGCAGCCCCGCCATGCAGCAACTCTACGACAAACTGCGCCGCGCGGCGCGCACCGACGCCACGGTGCTCCTGGAGGGCGAGTCGGGCACCGGCAAGGAGCTCTTCGCCCGAGCCATCCACGCCGAGTCGCCCCGGGCGGGGGGCCCCTTCCTGGCCATCAACTGCGGGGCGATTCCCGGCGAGCTCCTGGAGAGCGAGCTCTTCGGCCACGCCCGGGGGGCGTTCACCGGTGCCCATCGGGAGCGCAAGGGCTACTTCGAGTCCGCCTCCGGGGGTACGCTGCTCCTGGACGAAGTGGGAGAGATGGAGCCCCGGCTCCAGGTGCGCCTCCTGCGGGTGCTCCAGGAGGGGCAGATCACTCCCGTGGGGGAGACCCGCACCCGCAGCGTCGACGTGCGCATCGTCGCCGCCACGAACAAGCACCTGCGCGACGAGGTGCGGCGCGGCACGTTTCGCCGCGACCTGTACTACCGGCTGCACGTGGTGCACCTCCAGATCCCTCCCCTGCGGGACCGCAGGGAAGACATCCTGCTGCTGGCCCACGCGTTCCTCCAGGAGTACGCCAAGCGTTACGGCAAGGGGTTCGAGGACATCGATCCCGGCGCCGCACTCATCCTCCAGCGCCACGACTACCCGGGAAACGTGCGCGAGCTGGAGAACATCGTGGAGAGCGCCGTGGTCATCGGCTCCGGGAAGGTCCTCCACCCCGCGCACCTGCGGGAAGCCATGGGTGTGGAGGCCTTCGAGGAAGCCGAGGAAGCGGATCGGGGTGCCCTGGACGTGCCCTTCGACGAGGCGCTGGCGCAGGTGGTGGAGGGCTTCGAGCAGCAGTACCTGGAGGCCCAGCTCAAGCGGTTCGGGGGCCAGATCCAGAAGGTCGCCCGGGCCTCGGGTCTCTCGCGGCGCACGGTGGAGCGCAAGATGAGGAAGTACGCCCTGGAACGGCGCACCTTCGTGCCCAGGGGATCTGCGGCGAAGGAGGTGGGCGGCGACCACTGAGGGGGGGACTCCGGCTCGAGTCCCCGCAACACCCCCATCCACCACCCCGATGGGCCGCGGATTCCTGCCCCACCCCGGGTGCCGAGGCGGCGAAACCTGGCTGTCGGCCTCATGGTCCTCGCACCTCGAACCGATCTATAGTTCGCACGGTATGGCGTCGGGGGATGACGGTCGGGGCGCGGCGGCGTCGTCTCGCCAAGGGTGGAAGGTCGTCTTGGGACTTCTCTCGCTGGGCTTCCTCGCCCTGGGACTCGTGGCGGGGTTCGCGATGCACCGGTCGGGCTTCTGCCTGGCGGGGGCGTTCCGGGACTGGTTTCTCTTCCGGAGTACCCGGCTGCTCCCGAGCCTGGCCCTTCTGATCGCCCTGAACATGGTGCTCTTCGAGGGGGCCCGGATCGCGGGGATCCTGCCCCGGTTTCCGTTCCTCCTCCTGGGTCCCCCCAACGTCCTCACCCCCTTGGGCGGCCTGCTCTTCGGCGTGGGCATGGTGCTGGCGGGCGGATGCGTGGTGGGGACCCTGTACAAGCTCGGGGCCGGCAGCGCGCTCGCGGGGACCGCTCTTGCGGGGCTCGTGTTGGGCAGCGGCCTCTACGCCGAGATCCACCCCTGGTGGCGGGCACTGGCCGCAGGCGCGGCTTCCTGGCCCGACGTGCTGACGGTGCCCCAGGCCCTGGGGGTCGCCCCCGCGTGGCTCGTGGTCCCGGCTGCCGCCGCAGGCGTCGCCCTCTTTCGGCACGGGCGCGGGTGGGGCCTGTGGACCGGCCCCTCGCCGGCGCGAGGGTACCTTGCCCCCCCGAAGGCGGCGCTGGCGCTGGCCGTGGTGAGCCTCGCCTCCTATCTCCTGGCCGGCATGCCCCTGGGGATCACCACCTGTTACGCGAAGATCGCGGCCACCCTCACCCACTGGGTCGTCCCGGAATACGCGGCGGGGGTGGCCTACTACGCGACCACCCCGCTCGACGCCTCCCTCGAGGGCCTGGGCCTTCGTCTGGTCGGGGGCCCCGGACCCGGGTGGGACGCAATTGCGGCGGTGCAGGGCATGACGATCCTCGGGATCGTCCTGGGAGGGTTCGCCTCGGCCGCCCTGGTGGGGGAGTTCCGGCCCGCCCTTCGGGCTCCGGCCCGCCAGTACGCCTCGGCCCTGGCCGGCGGCGTGCTCCTGGCTCTGGGTTCGCGGTTCTCCGGCGGGTGCAACGTGTGGTACCTGCTCGGGGGGTTGCCGGTATTCGCCCTCCAGAGCTTGCTCTTCGTGGCGGGGATGATCCCGGGCGCCTGGCTCGGGGCCCGGCTTCTCGAGACGGCCGTGGTCCCGGCGGGGCCTGCGGGCACGCTGGCCGCCTGCGTCGAGGCAGACGCGCCGTGAACACCCTGACGCTCGACATCCGGGGCCAGATCTGCCCCTCCGCCCTGCTCACGGCGCTTCGCGCCCTCAACGCCCACCGGGAGCGCCTTCGGGAGGGGGAGCTGCGGGTGACGATCCTCACCGACGCCAGGGACGCCACGGAAACCATCCCGGAGGCCGCCGGCAACATGGGCTACTGCGTCCGCGTAACGGCGGAGCAGGGAACCTACGCCATCTCCGTGTGGGCGGAAGCAGGCCGCCCCGTAGGGGGAGGGCCGTGAGCTCCACCCTTGCCGGTCCGTGGGCGGCAACGGATCCTTCCGGCCCGCACGGCGCGGCCCAGGAGCTCGTCCGCCTGCGTGCCGAGAACGCGGCCCTGCGGGCCGAGCGGGCGCGCGCCTTCCGTTACGTGCGGGAGAAGACCGACCAACTCCTCGGGGTCATGGGCACCGTGCCCCTGCGCCCCGAAGAGCTCGACGACGACACCCTGCTGGAGCTCGACCCCATCGGGATCCTGGCCGGCGCCTTCGGTCAGGTCCTCGAGCACATGCACGGCACCCACCGGGAGCTCCAGGCCGCCCACACGGAGATCGAGACGGTCTTCGACAGCGCGGGGGTCGGCATCGTGGTGCTCGATCCGTCCATGCGCGTCGTCTCCTTCAACCGTCAAGCCCTGGCAACGGTTCTCGGGGGGAACGAGGCGGCCGCCGGCCGTCCCTGCTTCGAAGCGGTTTGCGGGCAGGACCGCCCCCTGGGGCCGTGCACCTTCGAGCAGAGCCTGGCGCTTCGCCAACCGTTCCGGCGCACGGGCTGGGCCCACGGCGACCGCCGCTACGACGTCTGCAGCACCCCTCTCTTCGACGCGAACGGAGGCCTCAGCCGCGTGGTGCTCACCTACCTCGACATCACCGAGCGCCAGGCGGCCGTGGAGGCGCTCGCCGAGAGCGAGGAGAGGTACCGGGACCTCTTCGAGAACGCCAACGACCTAATCCAGAGCGTGGCCCCCGACGGGTCCTTTCTCTATGCGAACCGCGCGTGGCTGCGCACCCTGGGCTACGCCCGCGAGGACCTGGCGTCCCTCACCGTCTTCGACGTCATTGCCCCGGATTGCCGCGAGCACTGCGAAAGGCTCTTCCGCGCGGTGATCTCCGGCGAGGAAGTGGGCCGCATCGAGGTGGTCTTCACCACGAAGGAGGGCCGGCAGGTGCTCCTGGAGGGCACGGCCAACTGCCGATTCCAGGACGGCCGCCCGGTGGCCACCCGGGCCATCTTCCGCGACATCACCGAGCGGCGGCGGATGGAAGCCGAGGTCGCCCGGGCCGAGCAGCTCGAGTCCCTGGGGCTCCTCGCCGGGGGCATCGCCCACGACTTCAACAACCTGCTCACCGCCATCCTGGGCAACGTGAGCCTCGCCCGGCTACGAAGCGGCCCCGACGGCGCCGTCGCCGCCAATCTCCAGGAGGCAGAAAAGGCCGTCGCCCGGGCCCAGGACCTCGCCCGCCAGCTCCTGACCTTTTCCCGCGGCGGAGCCCCCGTGCGCAAGGAGACGTCCGTGGGAGAGATCATCGCGGAGTCTGCGCGCTTCGCCCTCTCGGGTTCCCGCACGGGAAGCCTCCTCGATCTGGAACCCGGTCTGTGGTCGGCCGAGGTCGACGCCGCCCAGATCGGCCAGGTGCTCCAGAACCTGGTGCTCAACGCAGACCAGAGCATGCCCGCGGGCGGGCACATCCGCGTGGAAGCCATCAACGAGGAGCTCCCCGCCGGAAATGCGTTTCTCCTCCCGCCCGGGCCCTACGTGCGGGTCTCCGTGGCCGACCAGGGGATGGGCATCCGCCCCGAGGATGCAGGCCGGGTGTTCGATCCCTACTTCACCACCAAGCCGGGGGGCAGCGGGCTGGGGCTCACCACCGCCTACTCCATCGTGCAGCGCCACGGGGGCCACCTGAGCTTTGAATCCCAGCCGGGCTTCGGCACGGTCTTTCATGTGCACCTACCCGCCACCGGGCGCACCGCGAGCCCCGCCCCCCCGTGCGCGGAGGTCTTTACCAGGGGCGGGGGGCGGGTGCTCCTGATGGACGACGAGGAGATGATCCGCCTGGCGGCCGGGGACATGCTGGAGTTCCTGGGCTACCGGGTGGAGACCGCCCCAGGCGGAGCCCAGGCGCTGGACAAGTACCGGGAAGCCCTGGCCGAGGGCGACCCCTTCGACGCCGTCATCCTGGACCTCACGGTTCCGGGGGGAATGGGGGGGACGCAGACCGTGGAGCGGCTGCGGGAGCTCGACCCCGGAGTGCGGGCCGTCGCCTCGACCGGCTACTCCCACGATCCGGTCATGGCCGACCACCGAGCCTACGGATTCCGCGCCGCGGTACCCAAGCCCTACCGGATGGACGCCCTGGCGTCCATCCTCGAGGCCCTGCTGGCGGAAGAACGGGCTTGAGACCGCAGGAGGGCATTCATCGAAAGCGCCGTCGGGAGCCGGATCGATTTCGATCCCGACTTCGATAGCGATTTCGATCCCGATTCCGATCTGGATCTTGGGGCTGGCTCCTCGGCTCGCACGCTGGGGCCTTTGCTTTCGGCGTGCTCGCGAGGGTCCTCTTGCAGACCCTCACGCCGCCTGGGCGGGGTAGTGCTCGGCGAGCCGCACGGAGACCGCCCGGCTCACCCCCGGCTCGTCGGTGGTGACCCCGAAGAGGTGGTCGGCCGCCTCCATGGTGGACTTGTTGTGGGTGATGAGGAGGAACTGGGAGGCGCCCGAGAGGGTGCGGAGCAGGTCGCAGAACCGGCCGATGTTGGCCTCGTCCAGGGGTGCG is a window of Thermodesulfobacteriota bacterium DNA encoding:
- a CDS encoding sigma-54 dependent transcriptional regulator encodes the protein MTRETHILVVDDEPGMTDLLRRVLSGQGHTVACARSTEEAAEHLASATVDLVITDLVMGGKGGEHLVRRIKEERPDTEVIVVTAHASVDSAIEVMKLGAFDYLRKPLLTEELLHTVTRALEIKGLRDEVRTLRRERAQAHLHGKILGRSPAMQQLYDKLRRAARTDATVLLEGESGTGKELFARAIHAESPRAGGPFLAINCGAIPGELLESELFGHARGAFTGAHRERKGYFESASGGTLLLDEVGEMEPRLQVRLLRVLQEGQITPVGETRTRSVDVRIVAATNKHLRDEVRRGTFRRDLYYRLHVVHLQIPPLRDRREDILLLAHAFLQEYAKRYGKGFEDIDPGAALILQRHDYPGNVRELENIVESAVVIGSGKVLHPAHLREAMGVEAFEEAEEADRGALDVPFDEALAQVVEGFEQQYLEAQLKRFGGQIQKVARASGLSRRTVERKMRKYALERRTFVPRGSAAKEVGGDH
- a CDS encoding YeeE/YedE family protein, whose protein sequence is MGLLSLGFLALGLVAGFAMHRSGFCLAGAFRDWFLFRSTRLLPSLALLIALNMVLFEGARIAGILPRFPFLLLGPPNVLTPLGGLLFGVGMVLAGGCVVGTLYKLGAGSALAGTALAGLVLGSGLYAEIHPWWRALAAGAASWPDVLTVPQALGVAPAWLVVPAAAAGVALFRHGRGWGLWTGPSPARGYLAPPKAALALAVVSLASYLLAGMPLGITTCYAKIAATLTHWVVPEYAAGVAYYATTPLDASLEGLGLRLVGGPGPGWDAIAAVQGMTILGIVLGGFASAALVGEFRPALRAPARQYASALAGGVLLALGSRFSGGCNVWYLLGGLPVFALQSLLFVAGMIPGAWLGARLLETAVVPAGPAGTLAACVEADAP
- a CDS encoding sulfurtransferase TusA family protein, with protein sequence MNTLTLDIRGQICPSALLTALRALNAHRERLREGELRVTILTDARDATETIPEAAGNMGYCVRVTAEQGTYAISVWAEAGRPVGGGP
- a CDS encoding PAS domain S-box protein, with protein sequence MSSTLAGPWAATDPSGPHGAAQELVRLRAENAALRAERARAFRYVREKTDQLLGVMGTVPLRPEELDDDTLLELDPIGILAGAFGQVLEHMHGTHRELQAAHTEIETVFDSAGVGIVVLDPSMRVVSFNRQALATVLGGNEAAAGRPCFEAVCGQDRPLGPCTFEQSLALRQPFRRTGWAHGDRRYDVCSTPLFDANGGLSRVVLTYLDITERQAAVEALAESEERYRDLFENANDLIQSVAPDGSFLYANRAWLRTLGYAREDLASLTVFDVIAPDCREHCERLFRAVISGEEVGRIEVVFTTKEGRQVLLEGTANCRFQDGRPVATRAIFRDITERRRMEAEVARAEQLESLGLLAGGIAHDFNNLLTAILGNVSLARLRSGPDGAVAANLQEAEKAVARAQDLARQLLTFSRGGAPVRKETSVGEIIAESARFALSGSRTGSLLDLEPGLWSAEVDAAQIGQVLQNLVLNADQSMPAGGHIRVEAINEELPAGNAFLLPPGPYVRVSVADQGMGIRPEDAGRVFDPYFTTKPGGSGLGLTTAYSIVQRHGGHLSFESQPGFGTVFHVHLPATGRTASPAPPCAEVFTRGGGRVLLMDDEEMIRLAAGDMLEFLGYRVETAPGGAQALDKYREALAEGDPFDAVILDLTVPGGMGGTQTVERLRELDPGVRAVASTGYSHDPVMADHRAYGFRAAVPKPYRMDALASILEALLAEERA